The region TAGGAACTTCAATATCATCCCAATTAGTAATATTATAAGAATCTTGATAGAAATTACCTGGTCTATCTGCAGGCCTATCCACTAAATTAAATTTCCAAGTTCCATTCAACGATTGATAATATGGTGATTCCTTCATATTATAGTTCTTGGCCTGCTGTACATTGTCATAAGGTATTAGGGTTGCATGTGCTGGTTCCCGATTAAGTTGAAATGATGTCTGATCATTCTTCCATTCTTCAAATGTTACAGCCATAGCACTCTGAGATGTTAAGACACAAGTAAATAATAAGAAAGTGATTAGAAAAACTTTTTTCATATACTTTCCTCCCTTGTAATAATAAAAAATACCCTAGTAAAATTATTCTGTATATTAATTTTACACAAGTATTTCTAGCTACTATATTATCATATATTTACAATTAATTCAATATAATAATTTTTGTCATTATTAGGAATATTTTATACTATTTTTATTATATATAGTTCATATCGCTATGATATGTATTTATAATTCATTCTAGATACAGTTTACTTTCATTTGATCTTAACCATTTTTTTTCTTCTTCATAATTTGGCAAAACACTTCTTACTAGATTCCAAAAATCCTTAGAATGATTAAGATGTATCAAATGACTCATCTCATGAACTACAATATAATCTATAACAGATATTTTAGCCATTGATAATTTCAAATTAAAGTTTAGATTCTTCAATGAACTACAGCTACCCCATCTTGTCTTTTGTTTTTTCACTCTAATATTATTAGGTTGTATTTTAAAATATTTTTGATAATATTTAATTCTAGCATTTATTATTTTAAGAGTCTCGTGTCTATAAAAATATTCTATCAATGATTTAATACATTCTTTATCATTTGAATTTGTTGTAACCTTTAATGAATAATCCTTGATTTCTACTACTGGACGATTTATTTTATTATTAACCACTATATCTAATGGATATTCTTTACCTAGAAATAAGAACAACTCTCCATTTTGGTATTTCTTCTCATGTATCTTATAATGTTTAACTTCATCAAGTTTATTAATTATCCAATTGCCTTTACTCTCAACTAGCTCCTTCAGTTTATTTTTATCTATACCTATAGGAGCCCTGACAATAACATTTTTATCTCTATTAATATGAATAGCTATAGTTTTTCGTTTACTATATACAACCATATATTCAATCTCTTTAGAGTTATAATAAAATTTCATTTATCCTCCCTTATCAACCACCCAATGTAACATCTGTCGTTTGATACCATCTCAATGCTTCTTTGAAGTGATCTGTTTTAAAATCTGGCCAATACTCATCAATTACATATATATCTGAATATACTGACTGAACAGGTAAAAAACCACTTAATCTTCTTCTACCTCCCCATCTTATGATTAAATCTATTCTAGATATATCAGAAGAAGCAATATTATTGATACCGTTATTAAGGTCCCATTTCCAATCATAGTTGACTAAAAAATTAATGTTAATAAGTCCCTTACCGAACTTAACTCTTTTATTAGCATATTTTAATAACTCTTTTGGAAATACATCTGACACGCTATTCCCTACTATCAATAGATTAGCATCTCTATTAGCCAAATTATTGACCGCTTTTATGCAAGCATCTATAAAAGCTGCTTTTTGATTAGATGGTCTTTTGGTATTGTCCTGAGTAAAACCATAAAATGTAGCTTCTTTAATGCCATAATCTATCATTGTTTCGTATAAATGAAACCCTGGGTCTATACCGAAATAATAACCATCCTTTTTGTCCATATTATGGCCTACAGCCCATCTTCTATTACCATCTGGTATAATTCCTATATGTTTAGGTATTCTCTTGAATGTCTCTTTATTATTCATTATTAATCTCCTTATAATTATCCTCTATTATAAAAATATTTACATTTAGATAGATATCTATTCATAATTAGAAGGATTTTATAATCAAACTTAGTTTGCTCAATAATATTATCAACTTGACATTATAGAATATCCTTCAATTGACTTAAAGAATATATCTCATATGTAGGATTTATATTAGTATCATTACTTATGTTATCTAAATTCAACCAACATGTATGAATTCCATAATTAATACCACCTTGTATATCTGCTGTAAGGGAATCTCCAATCATAATGACACTGTTCTTATCACTATGATTTACCAGATTAAATGTATAATCATAGATAAGAGGATCCGGTTTATTGACCCCTACCTCTTCTGATACTACCATATCATCAATATAATCTTTAACATCTGATCTACCTAATCTTGAACTCTGAACTTTTTTTATACCATTAGTTAAAATTACAACCTTATATCCTTTATCTTTTAGATACTTACAAATATCTTCAGCTCCATCTATGAGAAAATTACATTCACTTAGGCTCAACAAATAGTTTTCACTAAATTCTTGAGCATCAAAATCCAACTCATATTCATCAAATAATCTTTGGAATCTTTCATATCTTAACTTATCTTTAGTGATATTACCTTTTTCCAGT is a window of Vallitalea longa DNA encoding:
- a CDS encoding YjjG family noncanonical pyrimidine nucleotidase — encoded protein: MYEVVLLDADGTLFNYNMAEKYALGEAFKKFSYKGNIEEISKRYKTINLNLWLELEKGNITKDKLRYERFQRLFDEYELDFDAQEFSENYLLSLSECNFLIDGAEDICKYLKDKGYKVVILTNGIKKVQSSRLGRSDVKDYIDDMVVSEEVGVNKPDPLIYDYTFNLVNHSDKNSVIMIGDSLTADIQGGINYGIHTCWLNLDNISNDTNINPTYEIYSLSQLKDIL
- a CDS encoding undecaprenyl diphosphate synthase family protein, which encodes MNNKETFKRIPKHIGIIPDGNRRWAVGHNMDKKDGYYFGIDPGFHLYETMIDYGIKEATFYGFTQDNTKRPSNQKAAFIDACIKAVNNLANRDANLLIVGNSVSDVFPKELLKYANKRVKFGKGLININFLVNYDWKWDLNNGINNIASSDISRIDLIIRWGGRRRLSGFLPVQSVYSDIYVIDEYWPDFKTDHFKEALRWYQTTDVTLGG
- a CDS encoding M48 family metallopeptidase, coding for MKFYYNSKEIEYMVVYSKRKTIAIHINRDKNVIVRAPIGIDKNKLKELVESKGNWIINKLDEVKHYKIHEKKYQNGELFLFLGKEYPLDIVVNNKINRPVVEIKDYSLKVTTNSNDKECIKSLIEYFYRHETLKIINARIKYYQKYFKIQPNNIRVKKQKTRWGSCSSLKNLNFNLKLSMAKISVIDYIVVHEMSHLIHLNHSKDFWNLVRSVLPNYEEEKKWLRSNESKLYLE